TGAAGCCCTGACACTAAGAGCCTTTATGCCCTGTGGATTTTGTGGTTTGAGGCTTTGCCACTCGGTGCCCAGAGAGTTCCACAAAGCCTCCAGCCCATGCCACAGAACAGTAAACCTGGCAGAGATCGAGACCAGACTGTGGTCAGGTTGAAGCCTCAGAGCCTCAGTCAGGACTCCCCTTTGTGTGCAGGAAGAGTATACACAGATGCATGCACTAAAATGATAAGTGAATGGGCTTACAGTGAAGCGTCAATCACATTTATACATCCTATTTAAATGAATTACACTTTTGTTCACTAGAGTAGCTGTAGAAAATGATGTTATGCCCTTTTTAAGGTGCTTCTGGAACATTTTGCTCAAAGCAAAACAGCAtacattaatcaattaatcatctAGTCAATAGACAGAAAGTTTATCTGCAATATTTTTGATAACTAATTcatcattttagtcatttttactgCAAAAATGCCAAACTTTAACAAGCTGTGGTACGTCAGATTAGAGTATTAATGCTTTCCTTTGTTATATCTGTAAACTGAATATATTTTGGTTTTGATTTGCAGGCCAAACAGAATAAGCTATCCCAGAGCATTAATCTTCTCATTCATTTAAAGGGGGCCGATCCAGTAATACCATATTGGAGTCAATGCAGAGTCTGCAACTCATGGTTGACCAGCAGTACAAATTAACCTGGATCATTTCAAAACGGAAAACTTTGCACAATGGCTGATGAATCATTATAGTTCATATTTTTTACACAAAATGCGGTAACTTCAAACTAACCACAAACACATCTCAGCACACAGAGGAGACCTGTGGCACCAAACCGCCAGCAGAAACTGAttaaatattttctaacaccagGAGTTGATCAAGTTGCCCCAACATCATAATCTGACATCTCAAAACTCTGCTTTTAAGCACAGCAGGGTTAGTTTTTGTGTAGCTGTGTATGTGAACAGTACTTCACAGCACACATTTGAGTCTACAGTACTTTATACATTAATGTCGGGCCGAAAGCACAGACAGTTATATTTAACGACTTCTGAGCTCTCTGTGATTCACAATGAGCTCCACTGGGAAGCACTAACTTTAACTTTCTGTGGAGTCACAGAGAACATTTAAATATATTTCTAAACAGCCTTTTAATCCCAACAATAAAAAGCTGCAGGACATACTGAGCGTCTTTGTATGGAGCTGATTTCTGAAGCTATAACCTGCTTCCTGTCAGAAGTGCTCTTTAAAGAGCTGCTCACGAATAATGGAAAATGTTGCTGCTAAGTGAGCACTAATAGTCTGATCCGGCTCATAAACATGGGCCTGTATATTAGAATTTAATTAACCATCAGAATCACCAGTTTGAGTgccatttttgttctgtttgctTTGGAGTCTGTCTTACATACCATGGGGTGAAGTCAGCTCAGATTCAGGCTTTTTTGAGGGGGTATCTGTAATGATTTTACATGTTTATGACTGTGACGCATTGAAAAGAATGTTTTCCATCACTGAGTGAGGTCTTTTCTGCAGCCACCCACTGCTCCCTCTCTTTCAAACACACCCAGTGAACTCCCATCCAGCTCCACAGCACCTCCACCACCTCTACTGTAACGCCACCCTGCTCCCAGCACGATGCCACATAACAAGCCAAACATCATATTCTAATGAGATTCTACTGCAGAACAGGGTGTTACAGCAGGCTGCAGTTAGATAGACACAGCTTGTCCGAGTTGGACTGAGTCCAGATGAGAACTTAAAAAAGCACGGCACCCTATAAAACTGTTTAGATGCGTGAGGGACAGttaatattccaaaaaaaaatatccagtcGTTCTAAGACACAGTTAGGAGAGGATGTGTTGGAAAATAGTCCATTAAACGACCACACAAATTCTAATCACAGATTTAAAGTAACCATTAACAATGATGAAGAACAAACGTCTATTTTAATAatcagttttaaaaaataaactttaagTGGTTGCATCTGAAACATGAAAAAGTCATTCTTTCCtctgacagaaacaaaacactggTAGTAAGATGACTGTTTTAATCATGTACTCTTTTATCTATTCATTAGTCATAACATCCCAAAGCAGCAACAACACCaaataataatacaaacttcagAGTTTTTATAAATTTCTCAATTGCTATTGTATGAATTACTCTAAaatttttctttcattcatgCCATATTAATGCTACATAAAAAACTAATAAATTAGAGAAGTCAATCAAGTTAGGTCATGCTGGTTCTGTCCCATTACAAAGGTATATAAATGTTCCTACTTAGTCTTAAACTAGTAAACAAGCAAAACTGCCTAATGATCAAAAACATATTACAGTGGACAGACACATACACGACGTGGAGAACACTGCCTCCGTGTGGATAAAAGCTGAAACAACCTCAGGACAGCTGGGGCTGACATTTCTATGTATGGTGAGGTCAAAGGTGACAGGTGGTGGTCAGTTACAGAACAGCAGCCACCAACCAGTTTTCATCATTCTGTCAAAATCAAATATATCTGACAAATCTATTGGTTTTCACCTTAATATATGTCCACTAATTTGATCATTTATTACCATCTAAAAGTAATTGTTTTTGTTCAATTAAAATTACCTTTTAAATCCACAGAAAGCAGGTCCTCTGTGGATCTACTTCCCCTTGTTCTTCTTGTTACAGTAACTAGCATCCAGTATTAATCTTCATGACACCATTTATCACACTACTGTTCACAGTAAAAGTGCAACGACATTTTTTATtatctatttttttaatcatggtgaaataaagacataatattgtagtATATACTTAAATACTGTGTTTGGTTTGAAGGGTATTTGAACTCTTAGCAGATGTAATAAACTGCTGTTTAAGTCAAATCTCGGCTAAATGCTTTTTCTGTTTGTACTGATACATACACTTAGGGATAAATAACTGGAGAATGTGTTGGAAGTTTAAAACAAAATTCGTGCAATAAATCTTACTTCGGACACTGCTAATATTCTGCTTGTCATTTAGTGCTTTGTCATTTCTGattattcatttttgcatgagtttacagtgttagcttagcattagcatgatgaCTGACTCACCATAAGCAGAAGTGTTTGACCATTCATCTGTCAAAGCCTGTTCTCTCAGATTAAGTTTACATTTAATTCCTGTTGCTTGAATTTAATTGTTGCCCATGTCTTTTTTAATCAAGGGTTAGCAACGTAAAATTTAGCAAATGTTGTTAGTGagttaaaatatttttcttaagGACTCTGACCCTCATGTGATCTGATGTCATTGTAATCTGATTCTGATTGGCTCTCAGGAACTTATTTCCCGATTGAAAAAGTTTTTTATTATAGATACTAGCTCGTTTTACTGACAAGCAAACATGAAATCGACATAAGATCAAtaagtaaaactaaataaaatagaaaGATAAATGAACAAAGGCAACTCAGTTTATAGTAGATCTTCAAATATTTTAGTTGTTTCATAGAGCTACTGCAGGTTTCCTCCTTGCCAACCTAGTTACCCTTTGAAAACAGAAAAGCTCATTTCATTTTCCTTCATTAAGAGGCATTAATAAATGTTGCCAGGAGTAAGAAATTAGCAAGTGTTAATTCATTTTTAGGACATTGGTATACTGTCAGTGGATCATAAGCTCAGTCACCTGAGTGTTAACTCATTTGGTTAAAGAGAATGACAAACTAAGAATCTAAATTTCATTGagattttaagaaaaacaaaacattcatttcatttagtATATTTCTCATGCTTTTCTGAAGCTAGAGCCACAGGTTGACTCAAATACACCTTTACAAACTGGCAAGCTTGAAATTTATTTTTAAGACTATAACTCATGTAATTTTTCAAGTCCAAGGACATGAGAAGATCCACCCGTTAGAGACTTGTTTCAAATTCCACCTTCTTTTCCTCAAGTTTGACTGGGTTTAcctaaatttttttcaaattgtgtTGGGTGATCTAAAGTTCATACCAAATTTCATAGCGCTAAGGTCTAGATAgtgttaataaaaataaataaaaatgaggcATTGACTGTTCCATTATAGAAATTTTTATTACTTCCcgcacaaaatgaaaaaatgttcTTTTAGAAGAAGGTGTTTGGTCTCTTGGTGGTGAAGCGGGGTTTGTGCTGGCGGCGCAGTACCCTGTGGGGCAGAGGGAACTTGATCTTGGAGTCCTGCAAgatgagtcagaaaaaaaaatgtgagtttCACTGAGGCAAAGACACTACCCATGTTACTATTAAAAATCTTATTGTCGCCAGTTTCTAACCGCCAGGTTTGAAGATGGGAAGCTGGAAATCTGGAAGAGGAATCTGGCTTATTGTCTAGCGGGTTTATGAACTGGAGCTGACAAACTGAGACAGTCCAGAGAGAGACCCGCCATTCACCAAAAAACTAATGCCCGATTTCCACTACGtagtatcggctcgactcgactttttttgcgtttccattacgaaaaaggacctggaatctggtacccggtactacttttttggtatcacctccgccgaggttccaggactggggaccagatactaaaacgtgacgtgtacacactgcagaccactgattggtcacatAGTTTTCTCTGTGGCCccccattttacaaaaaaacagatgcggaagttgacagtaaatatagcggtataTTTAATCCACAtggtaacagcccaaaactacaccatggtcggttgaggagattcagtctttggtggccgacgtaaaaattcagatgagacaacgcaacgagcgagtttatcagcaactctctgaacagacgacacggaagtaacacgctgcatcactatgacgaccaggtactgtaaagtcagtagtatcttgtaatggaaacgctctctaggaataccgagtcgagccgagccgagccgggctggttccacgtagtggaaacgcagcataagaatTAACTGTTTAAGGAGACTCACGTGGAACTGCTTGACGGCTGGTCTGCGACACTTGTTAGCGGCGATGACCTCCACCTTCATGATCTGGATAGAGTGGGCGCGGGCACGATGGCGAGCTCCCATATCACGATCTACAAGAAAAGGGGCTTCATTAACATCAATTTTAAACAAAACGTCTTTAAGATCATGTAACGATGTTTGACGTCTTTACGCTGTTGATCCACCAAGGAAAACATTACGTGTTGGTATCAGCTGGATCTGTTCTGGTATCAACTTTGTCCTGTTCAGTCATGACATTGAGTTGATCAGTTATCTGCAAGCAATGTCCACCTACTGAATTATTGATAAACCCCATCATCTATTATTAATTTGTTTGGCTATAAAGGCTCAATTCAAAAAGGACAAATAGCCTGTAAATGTAGTTTTGGTCAAATACATCTAAAAACAAAAAGTGAGTTATTAGCAGAAAAATAGTAATCTGATATAATGAATAGTTGATTAGACATTTAACAAAAGAACACGTTTCATTTTCAAACTCTATAATGAGGAACTGATGCCCTACTTGGTTTAATACAAACTAAATGTCTCTGGggtttcaaatgttaaaaaaaaaatgtctgtggaCAACCTGGTGATGAAACTTGTTTTAAATGCAGCTGAATAATGTTCAGCTGAAAAGTTGTTGAACCCCCAGACAGTTTTGGCATATTTCTATTTCGCTTAATATAGTCAAGTCTGAGGTTTATCCAGATTTTTATTTTGCTATATTTGcagacactgaaacacacacttttATAAAACATATctccaaataatatgaaaaaaaggaAGTTGACTGAAAAATAAGACAGCAATCACTGTGAAAACCTCTTGGCTTCTGAAATTGAAGTATTTGTGAAGTGGCAACCAATAACCATTTGGCTTATTTTAAATAAAGCTGACTATCTGACAACTGGTGGTTGATTTTATGTTAATTGACTTCATCAGTTCATTTCTTCATTATTCTGAGAACCAAACTTAAATCGTCTTTGGTAATGGAGCCtctccaaacccccccccccaccactgcTTACTGAGTTGATGCTAAGTTTATGTGGGTGTGCATTTCAACGTTGTGCACTCACAGCACTGAGTGACGGCTCCAGAGGTGGTCAGGTCCCTGTACTCTCTGTACATGTTGTGGGTGCCGCTACGAGAATCATAACGCAGCCAGATACCGAAGTTCTTCACCTTCAGCGGGGTCTTCTCGTGCACCTGAGGAGGTGAACCATACAGCATGCACCGAGTCATTAAACACACAAATGGCTACTGAACAGAGAAAGgactgaacaatacaaataacccTGTTGTGTTGAGCATCAGAGACCTGGTGCATTCATGTTTCTAAGTTTCAGGACATTCAATATATATGCAGGGTTCCTGCAGATTCCTCTTGGTAAAAAATGACTTAAGACATATAAATACATCACAGGATAGGATTGAATATTTTAGTAATACAAAAATCACCTCCACTAACATTGAATACAATACCACATTTACTAATTTATGTGCAACCTTAAGCTCTTTTATTCGGAGACACATAAGCTGAGGTGGTCGAGTGCATTGGCATTTCCTATAAACTTCCTAAATAACAGCATATTGCAAGCTTTGTCTTCTTTGAATTCAGCTTTTATTTCTGCAGAAAACTAATATGTAACTTTAATTGTTCTTTGGTGTGAAAAATGCCCTTCATTCTTCTTATAATCAATACTTACCGCTTTTAATAAGTTGTATCTGATATAGTATTTCACAAAAATCTAATTCTTATAAACTGCTAATTGATATTTCATCCTCCTGGACTGAAAAACTCAGAAGCTACACAAATACTGCTCACTTGTAAATTTCAGTTACAGAAAAGACAATTCCTGCTTTCTGAAATTTGTATAGAATTTGTCTACTGATGGCACAAAGTTTCCATGTCACACATGATTTAAACAGGTGTGTGAAAATACCAACAGCAGGCAAGGTAATGTCATTTAGTGTTGCAAAGCAGTTTAAGGTTGAACCATCAAATTTAGCAAATGAATATGGCCACATTATAAAGAAATATCCCCTCCAAAAACACATTTGCTGATGCTTTAATCTGACACCCACCAGACCACAGTAGACAGTCTCCCCTGAagccttcttcatcttcctcagcTGGGAGACAAAGTACCAGAAGCGGGACTTGGCCACAACATGGTTTGGGGCAAAGATCCTCATCCGATACAGAGGAGGGGTAGGGTTCTTGGCAGAGGGCAGCAGGCGCCCAATGACTTTATACTCCCTAAGCTGCAAATAGAAATTATATCAGTCAGTGTACAGGTACATGATGCACAGTTATCCAGTCAGGTGTTAAAATGCATGAGTTGTTGAACCTTGAATTCACTTTCAAAGGCACAGTAGCATCAGAGAAAGGCGACAAGGGTCGGTTTTCTATCAGCACACCAGACAAAATCATACCACTGAAATGATATGACCTTTGGGTTTGGGTGCATACAATTAATTATAACACTGTCATATTTAACGTTTACTTCTCGCACGGAAAACTCGCCATACATTCTACGttgattaatttaataattatcaGCCTACATACTGATAAATTCTGACTACAGAGAGATTTGCAGCTTTATTGTGCTTTATGAAGCAATGCAGAATCGATTCACTTTGGGATGTTAGTCAAACAAAACCGTATCTCAGTTATGATAGATATTTGAAGAACTCT
This region of Sphaeramia orbicularis chromosome 12, fSphaOr1.1, whole genome shotgun sequence genomic DNA includes:
- the rpl18a gene encoding large ribosomal subunit protein eL20 isoform X1; this translates as MKASGTLREYKVIGRLLPSAKNPTPPLYRMRIFAPNHVVAKSRFWYFVSQLRKMKKASGETVYCGLVHEKTPLKVKNFGIWLRYDSRSGTHNMYREYRDLTTSGAVTQCYRDMGARHRARAHSIQIMKVEVIAANKCRRPAVKQFHDSKIKFPLPHRVLRRQHKPRFTTKRPNTFF
- the rpl18a gene encoding large ribosomal subunit protein eL20 isoform X2, whose protein sequence is MKASGTLREYKVIGRLLPSAKNPTPPLYRMRIFAPNHVVAKSRFWYFVSQLRKMKKASGETVYCGLVHEKTPLKVKNFGIWLRYDSRSGTHNMYREYRDLTTSGAVTQCYRDMGARHRARAHSIQIMKVEVIAANKCRRPAVKQFHVSLLKQLILIFLVNGGSLSGLSQFVSSSS